One window of Chionomys nivalis chromosome 18, mChiNiv1.1, whole genome shotgun sequence genomic DNA carries:
- the S100a9 gene encoding protein S100-A9, with protein MATKTPSLMERSINTIIDVFHKNSRTEGDPDTLSQKEFKQMVKKDLANFMKKEKRRDKIINDIMEDLDTNQDKQLSFEEFVILVAKLVYATHEKMHEGNHPRGDNHSHGSGFGK; from the exons ATGGCCACCAAAACCCCATCTCTGATGGAGCGCAGCATAAACACCATCATCGACGTCTTCCACAAGAACTCTAGGACAGAAGGAGACCCAGACACCCTGAGCCAGAAGGAATTCAAACAGATGGTGAAGAAAGATCTGGCAAACTTTATGAAG AAGGAGAAAAGGCGTGACAAAATCATAAATGACATCATGGAGGACCTGGACACAAACCAGGACAAGCAGCTGAGCTTTGAGGAGTTTGTCATCCTGGTGGCAAAGCTGGTCTATGCCACCCATGAGAAGATGCATGAGGGGAACCACCCACGTGGGGATAATCACAGCCACGGCTCCGGCTTCGGGAAGTAA
- the LOC130890078 gene encoding protein S100-A8-like, giving the protein MLSDLEKSLENLVEVYHKYSLLKGNNHALYKDDFEKLVTTECPQYIQKKNVETLFKELDINQDRAINFEEFLVLAVKVGIAAHVDSHKE; this is encoded by the exons ATGCTGTCTGACCTGGAGAAGTCCTTGGAAAACCTGGTTGAAGTCTACCACAAGTACTCCCTGCTGAAAGGGAACAACCACGCCCTCTACAAGGACGACTTTGAGAAACTGGTCACTACTGAGTGTCCTCAGTACATACAG AAGAAGAATGTTGAAACCCTGTTCAAAGAGTTGGACATCAATCAGGACAGGGCAATTAACTTCGAGGAGTTCCTGGTGCTCGCGGTAAAGGTGGGCATAGCAGCCCATGTAGACAGCCACAAGGAGTAG